The Methanococcus voltae genomic sequence ATGTATTATCATTAACTCTAAACGGGGTTATTGATAGGGACCCTATGTCTAATGAAGGATTACAACCAAAAGATTTTAAAGGATATCAAGAATTTGAAAAAAATAATTTGGTTTTTAAATTAATCGACTTAGAAAACATAAATACAAGTAGGGTAGGAATTACACATAAAAGTGGATTAATGAGTCCCGCATATATTAGAATCATTAATAAATATCAAATCTGTGTTAAGTATTATTATTATACCTACTATTCATATTATCTTAAAAAAATATACAATAATCTTGGAAATAGTGGTGTAAGGTCTGCTATGAATTCATGTGATTTATTAAATTTGGAAGTTTTACAAACCTTTGAAAAAGAGCAAGAAAAAATAGCAAATTTCTTAGATATTAAAACAGAGGAAATCGAAAATATAATTTCTAAAAAAGAAAAACTTATTAATAAATTAGAAGAAGCTAAAAAAAGTTTAATTTCTGAAGTTGTGACGGGTAAATTTAAAATTATTGACGTAAAATTAATAAAAAGAGAAAAAGAAGAGCTAAAAGACAGCGGTGTTGAATGGATAGGGCAGATACCTAATGATTGGGACGTTAAAAAGTTAAAATATGAGGTTAGTCTCAGAAGTATAAAGGGTGAATATACTAAAAATTTAAAATACATCGGTTTAGAACATATTGAATCTTCAACTGGAAAATATATTAAAAATAGTGAAGAATTAAATATCGAAGGGATATGTAATAAATTTAAAAAGAATGATATATTATTTGGAAAATTAAGACCTTATTTAGCAAAATGTATTATAGCTAATTTTGATGGTGTTTGTTCATCTGAATTATTAGTTTTAAATACTCAGAGGATAAATAATATCTTTTTAAAATACGTCATTTTAAATAGTAAATTTATTAATTATATTAATTCATCCACCTATGGTGCAAAAATGCCCCGTACAAATTGGGATTTTGTAGGAAATATCAAAATACCGCACCCGAATATGCAAGAGCAAGAAACTATATCTAATTTCTTAGATACTAAAACAGAAGAAATCGACAATTTAATAAATAATACAAAATTACAGATAGAAAAATTAAAAGAAGCTAAACAATCTTTAATTTCAGAAGCTGTTACCGGAAAAATCGATTTAAGAGAATGGGAAATCATTAAAAAGGGAGGGGATTAATTTGATTACGCCGATTACAGATGATGATTTAAAAGAACGAAAATTTCAAACTATAATTAAAGAATATCTTACCAATGAAAATAACTACGTCGAATCATTTAATAAAAATTATGATAAACATTATGCTATTGATAAAGAATGTTTATTTAATTTTTTAGAACTTACCCAAAAAAATGAGCTCAAAGAATTAAACGAAATTTACGGCGATAATTACCGTTCAAAAATTATAGAAAATTTAGATAAGCAATTGCGAATAATGGGTATTATACATATTTTGAAGCATGGTTATAAAGATATGGGCGTAAAATTAAAACTTGCTTACTTTAAACCTGCAAATAATTTAAATGCGGACCAAAATAAATTATATGGGCAAAACATCGTTTCTGTAACTGAGGAATTAAATTATACCCAAGATAAAAGAATCGATTTAGTAATTTTCTTAAACGGCATGCCTATAACCACAATCGAAGTTAAAAACCCGTACACAGGTCAAACCTATAAAAATGCAATCAAACAATACAAAAAGACCCGATTTAACACGGAAAAATTATTCAAATTCAAAGAAAGAGCCATCATAAATTTTGCAATGGATGAAGACCAAGTTTATATGACAACCCAACTAAAAGGTGAAGATACCATATTTTTACCGTTTAATTTAGGCGTAGGCGACGGGGCAGGAAACCCCAATGTAACAGGTAAACTTAAAACTTACTATATGTGGGAAAACATCTTAACAAAAGATTCTTTACTTGAAATTATCGGCAAATTTGTATATGTTCAAAAACAAGAACACGAAGTTTTAGACGATAACGGAGACTATAAAATAATTACAACGGAAAAAACCATATTCCCAAGATACCACCAATTAGACTGTACAAGAGACATATTAAATCACGTAATACAAAATGGTTCGGGTCAAAAATATTTAATCCAACATTCCGCAGGCTCTGGAAAAACTAATTCTATAACCTGGCTTTCTCACCGATTGTCATCTTTGCACGATAAAAACGATAAAGTAATATTTGACGGGGTTATTGTAGTTACCGATAGAAAAGTTTTAGACAAACAATTGCAAGACTCTATTTATCAATTAGAACATAAAACAGGCGTAGTTGCTAAAATAGATAAAGATTCAAATCAATTAGCCAAAGAAATAGAAAAAGGTACTAAAATAATAATTAGCACTATTCAAAAATTCCCACACGTTTTAAAGAAATTAGCTGATACAAAAGGCAAAAAATATGCAATTGTTATCGATGAAGCTCATTCGTCAACATCTGGTAAAAATATGATGGCTTTAAAAGAATCTTTATCTTTAGACGAAGCAATCAAAATAGCAGAAGAAGAGGAAAGTCAAGAAATAGATTCAGAGGATAAAATAAATAAAGAACTAAAAAACTTTACTGACCAATCAAATGTTAGTTTCTTTGCATACACCGCTACACCCAAAGCCACCACTTTAAGGCTTTTTGGAACAAAATCGGACGATGATAACGATGATAAGTATTATCCTTTCCATATATACAGTATGAGGCAAGCAATAGAAGAAGGTTTTATATTAGACGTTCTAAAAAACTATATGACATATAAAATGTGCTACAAAGTCAGCAAAACAATTGAAGAAGACCCAGAATTTGATAAAGCACGTGCTACAAAGTCTATCATGCGATATGTTACATTACACCCGTGCAATATTTCCCAAAAAACAGAAATAATCATAGAACATTTTAGAAACTACACTATGAAGAAAATTGGGGGGCATGCAAAAGCAATGCTCATAACACCGTCAAGGCTACACGCAGTACGTTATAAATTAGAATTTGACAAATACATAAAAGAAAAAGGTTATGATGATTTAAAAACCTTAGTAGCATTTTCAGGAACTGTAAAAGATACTAATAGTTTAGAATATACCGAATCAGGTATGAATGAAATTTCTCAAGCTAATTTACCCGTTGAATTTGACAAAGAGGAATCAAAAATATTAATTGTAGCAAATAAGTATCAAACAGGTTTTGACCAGCCTAAATTACATACCATGTACATTGATAAAAAATTATTCGGTGTAAAAGCAGTTCAAACGCTTTCAAGGTTAAACAGAATTTACCCTGGAAAAGAAGATACATTTATCTTGGATTTTGTAAATGAACCTGAAGATATACAACGAGCTTTTATGCCATTTTATTCAATGACGACTCTTAACAATGACATAGACCCAAACGATATTTATACACTGGAAAATGAAATCTATGCAAAACAGGTAATTAATGAAGAAGATGTTAAAAAATTCACAGATTTATTTTATAAAGATAATCTTACAAATAGAGGAAGAGCCTTAGAATCAAATTATATCAATAATTCATTAAAAAGAATTGAAAAATTCACAACAGAAGAAACCATTGAATTTAAAAATCTTGCAAAAAAATTTATAAATTTATACAATTTAATAATTCAAATTTTTGCACTTAAAGATTCAGATATTCACCGATTAAATATTTATTTAAGATACTTACTTAAAAAAATTGAAATTGAAAATACTGGTGGTGTAGATTTAACAAATAAGGTTATCTTAGAATACTATTCCTTAAAAAAAGGTAAATTAGATGAAATTGAACTTAGAAGTTCTGACGGTGGTATAGACATACATATTTCAGAAGGTGGGACAAAAGGTGAAAATCCAGATTTATTGAGTAACATAATAAAAACGCTAAATGATAAATTTGGGACCGAATTTTCAGATTCTGAAAAATTAGCAGTTGAACAAATAAGTAATAATTTAAAAAGTAATGAAAAATTAAAACTTAATGCAACAGCTAATGATTATGAATTATTTAGACTCGCTTTCGATAAATCCTTTGAAGAAGGCGTAGTAAATGAATTTTCCAAAAATGAAATATTTTATGGAAAAATTTTAAAAGATAACGACTTTAAGAATAAATTAATTGATTTATTAGCTATGGATATATATAGATGGTTTAATAAAATAAACGGCTAATATTTTTACTTTCTTACTTTTTTATATTTTAATATTTTAATATTTTTAACGTAACTCATTATTCTTTGACCTAAAAGCTCGAATATTGATAATAAATTTTGTGGAATAGTTCTTTTATTTGTGTACGGATACTTACTTAAAAAGTTTGTGAATATATATATATATATATATATATATTTATAAATTCTTTAAAAAATACTGTTTTTCAATAATTTATGTAATATTTATGTAATTGCAATGTAATTCACAGTAAAATGGAATATTTACTTATTTTTAGGTTAAATAACTTACTTTTAAAATAGTAAGTTATTTAATTTTATGAAACTACTTTTCGATAAATCATTACATTCAATAATTGTTAGGTAGCATATAATTTAAATAAATCGTAATAATTATATGATATTAGGTATAATATTAAAAGTATAATACATTATTTATTTTAGGTTATAACTTTTAAGATAATATGGGGTAATAATATGGACAGATTTCCAATACTATATAATAAGTTTAATCCAGAACACTGGAAAAACTATTATGAATTACATACTAAAAATTTTAAAAAAGAGTTATCTGATAGTTATATTGACGGTATGGGGATTATTGGGGAAAATTTATTTGAAATTACCCTGGATAATCAAATATCTAACTCAAAATGCAATCTTACAAATGTAAGGTTTGGAATTTTAGAGTCAGAATGTTATTGTTTGATGTGTCCGGAGTTAGAATCATTTATATCATTGGTACTTTGGATGAATTATGAGAATGAATCAAATTATGAAAAAAAAGAGAAATACTATACCATATTAGAGGATTATTTATCAAAAAGTTCTAGTGAAGAAACGTGTGTTCTTACAGATAATTATCGGATAAGAACTGAAAATTTTGGAGATTTGGTACCATTTAAAGGTACAATTAAAAAAAGAGAAAAAAAGAAGTCATACTTTGATTGGGAACGAGTACCTTTTCTAAAAAGAAGTGCAGAAGTTAGTGCAATACATTCTTCACCACCGTTTATGCCAACATTTCCAGACTCTAAGACAAAAATACAAATCTTTACCATGCCTTTCAAAATTAATCAATATACAAAATACGATATGGAACTAATAATTCCTTCTGCAACTACATCTAAAACGGGAGTTTTAAATTTAGGTAAACCTTCAAATGAAGTGTATGATAAATTAAAATCTACTAAAACTGAGTGGTACATAGGCTTATTTATAGAAAAGATTATAAATATTAACGAAAATTACACTAGAAATTTTGAAATTATAGATATTTCATCAGCAGGGGTAATTGATGTAATAGGTCACTTAATTTCTCAGAAATTATATTATAATTATCTAAAAGAATTTAATTTAGAAATATGTTCCAATTATGAGTTGGAAAGATTATTTAAATTTCACGTACAAAAAATGTATGAACAATATAATGAAGATGTATGGGCGGACCTGGATACCTTTTATCGTATATATTTAGAAAAATATTTTCTCAAAATACATGGAAAAGTATATTATAAACCCTACATCTTTAAAGAATTAAATTTTAAAGAATATGGGGAATTTATTAAATATTTAAATGATAGTGAAGAATATCAAAAAAAAATATACGAAGATACAAATGTTATGGAAAACATTAACTTAGCAAAAAAATTTTCAAAAAATAAATCCTATTTTGAGTTTTTAAAGAAGTATTCAAAATATTCAAAATATGATTTGATAAATAGAATATTTAAAAATGGGGGAAGACAATGGAGAATTTAGGTTTAGAATATAATTACAACATATTAAACCAAGAATATTTAAAATTTATAGTTTCTACTATCTCTAGAAATAATGAAAAACTAAAAAATGAATTAAATGACTTATTTTCTAAAAATGAAGTTTTATTTAAAGATTTATTAGTTCAGGCGTTGCCAGAATATGAAATTGATAAAAGAGGGATAGAAGAAGCAGGTTTTAACCCTCAATTTAAAGATTTTTTGGACAAAACTGATGTCTATAATCCCTATATCCATCAATTTGAAGGTTGGAAAAAAATAAATGATGGGAAAAATTGTGTTATAGCAACAGGAACTGGTAGTGGTAAAACAGAAACTTTTTTGATGCCGATATTTAACCACTGTATTCAAAATAAACATAACGGTGTACAAACAATATTAATATATCCATTAAAAGCATTAGCAAAAGACCAAAAAGAGCGAATCGATAATTATCTAAAAATATTAAACAAAAAATATCGTTCAAATATATCTTGCGGAGTTTTTGATGGAGATTTGAGTAGTGGTGAAAAAAATAAGATGATTGATTCCCCCCCTAATATATTACTTACAAATTATGTGATGCTTGAAAGAATACTTTTAAATCCTAACTACATAAAGCTTTTAAACAACGCTGAAGTAAAATTTATCGTATTAGATGAAATACATTATTATAGTGGTGCTCAGGGTATTGACGTTTCACTACTTATAAGAAGACTTCAATTTTACTTATCTACTATACAAGCAAATAAATATATTCAATATATTGGTACAAGTGCTACGTTAGGAAAACCTGACTCTAAAGAAGTATTAAATTTCTTAAAAAAACTTTTTAACAAGGATTTTGAATACGAAAACATTATTTTTCCACAATATTCTGAAAAGTACTTGAAGAATCCATTGAAGAATCCTGTAAAGATTAAAGATTTAAAGAATTTACCTGAAGAATCCTTAGGGGAGCTACGAACACATGCATTTTATAGGGGACCTCCAAAAATTTACCGATGTTTAGAATGTGGGAAATTACATATGTTGGATGTTGATAAGTGTGATTGTGGTTCTAATCTTGTTTTTGAGATATATACTTGTAGAAATTGTGGCGAGGAATACATAAATTATGAATATATTGAAAAAGGTGCTATGACCTATAAGTCTCTCCGCAGAAAACCTTTGGAAAAATATTCAGTATATAAAAATTACGAAGATAAAAAATTAAAAATTAGAGAAATCATTTTATCAAAAGAAAATTACAACAATGAAACTGCGTTACCTGTAAAATTATGTAAACAATGTCATAGTTTACATCATGAATCTCAATCAACTTGTAAATGCGGTAACTCTAAAAATTTTTATGATTTGTATATAAATATAACTAATAAAAATAAGGAATTATCTTCAAAAAATGATAAATATTGTCCAAAATGTGATTATAATGGATATGCATATCGTATTATAAAAGGAGCTTCTGAAATATCTGATGAATTTTGTGCTCAAA encodes the following:
- a CDS encoding restriction endonuclease subunit S, with the translated sequence MNELKYRKAEELKDSGVEWIGQIPKDWDIIKGKNIFYNKKVNNRGILKNVLSLTLNGVIDRDPMSNEGLQPKDFKGYQEFEKNNLVFKLIDLENINTSRVGITHKSGLMSPAYIRIINKYQICVKYYYYTYYSYYLKKIYNNLGNSGVRSAMNSCDLLNLEVLQTFEKEQEKIANFLDIKTEEIENIISKKEKLINKLEEAKKSLISEVVTGKFKIIDVKLIKREKEELKDSGVEWIGQIPNDWDVKKLKYEVSLRSIKGEYTKNLKYIGLEHIESSTGKYIKNSEELNIEGICNKFKKNDILFGKLRPYLAKCIIANFDGVCSSELLVLNTQRINNIFLKYVILNSKFINYINSSTYGAKMPRTNWDFVGNIKIPHPNMQEQETISNFLDTKTEEIDNLINNTKLQIEKLKEAKQSLISEAVTGKIDLREWEIIKKGGD
- a CDS encoding type I restriction endonuclease subunit R, with product MITPITDDDLKERKFQTIIKEYLTNENNYVESFNKNYDKHYAIDKECLFNFLELTQKNELKELNEIYGDNYRSKIIENLDKQLRIMGIIHILKHGYKDMGVKLKLAYFKPANNLNADQNKLYGQNIVSVTEELNYTQDKRIDLVIFLNGMPITTIEVKNPYTGQTYKNAIKQYKKTRFNTEKLFKFKERAIINFAMDEDQVYMTTQLKGEDTIFLPFNLGVGDGAGNPNVTGKLKTYYMWENILTKDSLLEIIGKFVYVQKQEHEVLDDNGDYKIITTEKTIFPRYHQLDCTRDILNHVIQNGSGQKYLIQHSAGSGKTNSITWLSHRLSSLHDKNDKVIFDGVIVVTDRKVLDKQLQDSIYQLEHKTGVVAKIDKDSNQLAKEIEKGTKIIISTIQKFPHVLKKLADTKGKKYAIVIDEAHSSTSGKNMMALKESLSLDEAIKIAEEEESQEIDSEDKINKELKNFTDQSNVSFFAYTATPKATTLRLFGTKSDDDNDDKYYPFHIYSMRQAIEEGFILDVLKNYMTYKMCYKVSKTIEEDPEFDKARATKSIMRYVTLHPCNISQKTEIIIEHFRNYTMKKIGGHAKAMLITPSRLHAVRYKLEFDKYIKEKGYDDLKTLVAFSGTVKDTNSLEYTESGMNEISQANLPVEFDKEESKILIVANKYQTGFDQPKLHTMYIDKKLFGVKAVQTLSRLNRIYPGKEDTFILDFVNEPEDIQRAFMPFYSMTTLNNDIDPNDIYTLENEIYAKQVINEEDVKKFTDLFYKDNLTNRGRALESNYINNSLKRIEKFTTEETIEFKNLAKKFINLYNLIIQIFALKDSDIHRLNIYLRYLLKKIEIENTGGVDLTNKVILEYYSLKKGKLDEIELRSSDGGIDIHISEGGTKGENPDLLSNIIKTLNDKFGTEFSDSEKLAVEQISNNLKSNEKLKLNATANDYELFRLAFDKSFEEGVVNEFSKNEIFYGKILKDNDFKNKLIDLLAMDIYRWFNKING